One window of the Thunnus albacares chromosome 3, fThuAlb1.1, whole genome shotgun sequence genome contains the following:
- the notum1b gene encoding inactive palmitoleoyl-protein carboxylesterase notum1b isoform X2: MRRLMSSTKWPPTRTGTGILSPQPEENPHWWNANMVFIPYCSSDVWSGATPKKDNCDYAFMGSLIIKEVVNELLTKGLDNAKVLLLAGSSAGGTGVLLNVDHVAEQLESQGHRGVQVRGLADSGWFLDNKQYKFTDCLDTISCAPTEAIKRGIRYWGGLVPESCRQAHVGEEWNCFFGYKVYPTLKSPVFVVQWLFDEAQLTVDNIHLTGQPVHEGQWRYIQSLGQELRSTLRDVPAMFAPACLSHELITRTYWMEIQVKGTSLPRALHCWDRSLQDINNNTTINGSHGNHNHQKHKTPPMRGCPLHLIDSCPWPHCNPTCPTIRDQLTGQEMSVIQFLKHMGFDVQKMAQQQGMDPRKLLGMLSNGN, translated from the exons ATGAGGAGACTGATGAGCTCCACCAAGTGGCCACCGACCAGAACAG GAACAGGGATTCTGTCTCCTCAGCCAGAGGAAAACCCTCACTGGTGGAACGCCAACATGGT GTTCATCCCGTACTGCTCCAGTGACGTGTGGAGCGGAGCCACGCCAAAAAAAGACAACT GTGACTATGCATTCATGGGGTCTCTGATCATTAAGGAGGTGGTGAACGAACTGCTGACAAAAGGTCTGGACAACGCCAAGGTCCTTCTTCTGGCAGGAAGCAG TGCTGGCGGTACTGGCGTCCTGCTGAATGTGGACCACGTTGCAGAGCAGCTGGAGTCACAGGGCCACAGAGGAGTGCAGGTCAGGGGTTTGGCCGACTCCGGATGGTTCCTGGACAACAAGCAGTACAAATTCACCGACTGCCTCGATACCATCAGCTGTGCCCCCACTGAGGCCATAAAGAGAGGCATCAG GTACTGGGGTGGACTGGTGCCAGAAAGCTGCAGACAGGCTCACGTGGGAGAGGAGTGGAACTGTTTCTTCGGGTATAAAGTCTACCCCACGTTAAAAA GCCCGGTGTTCGTGGTGCAGTGGCTGTTTGACGAGGCCCAGCTGACGGTGGACAACATCCACCTGACCGGACAGCCAGTGCATGAGGGCCAGTGGAGGTACATACAAAGCCTGGGACAGGAGCTGAGGAGCACGCTCCGTGACGTACC GGCGATGTTTGCTCCAGCCTGCTTGTCTCATGAGCTCATTACCAGAAC CTACTGGATGGAGATTCAGGTGAAAGGCACCTCCCTGCCCAGAGCCCTCCACTGCTGGGACCGCAGCCTCCaagacatcaacaacaacaccacCATCAACGGTAGCCACGGCAACCACAACCACCAAAAGCACAAGACCCCACCCATGAGGGGCTGCCCTCTGCATCTGATCGACAGCTGCCCGTGGCCGCACTGTAACCCCACCTGCCCGACCATCCGTGACCAGCTGACGGGTCAGGAGATGAGCGTGATCCAGTTCCTGAAGCACATGGGCTTCGACGTGCAGAAGATGGCCCAGCAGCAGGGGATGGACCCCAGGAAGCTACTGGGCATGCTCAGTAACGGGAACTGA
- the tmc6b gene encoding transmembrane channel-like protein 6b: MARNVNFDLSHPLMEAGLESPADEEGVHDSFNQLIAEQSQNGGQSDAYELQQLQRELDEEGRDNVAYLSSPGQEFRGSRQQGREVDWMDDERQIDPLVGERWSSATMKILSSMPSRTIGRNRGAIISQYYNRTMQLRRRRQSRPTIPHLDRSARPSIRGYGMEGDTTDADVDKRERLVNNLQNLSVSDRVRMLRAMPLSVAEKRELRTSALHKERRTQSGSQIPCCSQLKYYIIIALRQSWYSWLSFLHSLQLWQVALKRVSGRFGTGVLSYFLFLQTLLFFNVFLFLVTGAFMVLPQAVHPPALPAGRRSFSGLELLTGAGYFSDTVMYYGYYCNYTLHKSCRDDDGGKNVSMTNGTNLDCVSKSLTYNMPIAYFFTIGVAFFITCIILVYSMSKSFGQSFRIGKSHSILAMKVFCCWDFKVLKKTSVELMSDNIYIQLKELLAEVSHKQVKNTMCQKLWRLTVHGLAWTICIASTTACAAGIYYFSDYMHKNLQQSSRNASQDPLLNEASLLALPVVVSLINLLLPGLFNLAAWMEEYDSPSIRTYVAIGRNLMLKVSILGVLCYHWLGRVATDPGSIGLKCWESFVGQELYRFLLMDFIFTLLDTLFGEFLWRLFSEKVLKRRRNPVFDIARNVLELIYGQTLAWLGVLFTPLLPAVQILKLLLLFYIKKSSVMMNCQAPRKPYRVSQMTTIFITLLCFPSFLGASVSVTYTMWSITPSSSCGPFRELKTMFQAGKRWVEELEKDNPNLSLLARAHSYLVENPFFLFVGAGIFLIVIYFHSQVVDGQRKIISLLQEQIENEGEDKKFLITRLQSIHEQKRTPARRFTSQDSGC; this comes from the exons GAGCCCGGCAGATGAGGAAGGTGTTCATGACTCGTTCAACCAGCTGATAGCCGAGCAGTCCCAGAATGGAGGACAGTCTGATGCCTACGAGCTGCAGCAGCTACAGAGAGAACTGGACGAGGAGGGTCGAG ataACGTGGCCTACTTGTCCAGCCCCGGGCAAGAGTTCAGGGGAAGTAGGCAGCAGGGAAGGGAAGTGGATTGGATGGATGATGAAAGACAGATAGACCCCCTTGTGGGTGAACGATGGTCCTCAGCCACCATGAAGATCCTGTCCTCCATGCCCAGCCGCACCATCG GCCGCAACAGGGGAGCTATCATCTCTCAATACTACAACAGAACCATGCAGCTTCGGAGACGCAGGCAGAGCAGACCCACCATCCCACACTTAGATCGCTCCGCCAGACCGAGCATACGAGGTTACGGCATGGAGGGAGACACCACTGACGCAGATG TGGATAAAAGGGAACGTCTGGTGAACAACCTGCAGAATCTGTCAGTGAGCGACAGGGTCAGGATGCTCCGAGCGATGCCTCTCAGCGTGGCTGAGAAGCGTGAACTCAG GACATCAGCATTACACAAGGAGAGACGCACGCAGTCTGGGAGTCAGATCCCCTGTTGCAGTCAACTCAAGTATTACATCATCATT gcTTTGAGACAGAGCTGGTACAGCTGGCTGTCCTTCCTGCACTCCCTCCAGCTGTGGCAAGTGGCACTGAAGAGAGTGAGCGGGCGTTTCGGCACCGGAGTCCTCTCCTACTTCCTGTTCCTTCAGACCTTGCTCTTCTTCAACGTCTTCCTGTTCCTGGTGACGGGCGCGTTTATGGTGCTTCCTCAGGCAGTGCACCCTCCAGCGCTGCCAGCAGGGAGACGCTCCTTCTCTGGACTGGAGCTCCTCACTGGAGCG GGCTATTTCTCAGACACAGTGATGTATTATGGGTACTACTGTAACTACACACTGCATAAGAGCTGCAGGGACGATGATGGAGGGAAGAATGTCTCCATGACCAACGGAACCAATCTGGACTGCGTGTCGAAGTCTCTTACGTACAACATGCCGATTGCATACTTCTTCACCATAGGAGTGGCCTTCTTCATCACATGTATCATCCTTGTGTACAG CATGTCAAAGTCGTTTGGTCAGAGCTTCCGAATCGGCAAATCTCACAGCATCCTGGCCATGAAGGTCTTCTGCTGCTGGGACTTCAAGGTCCTCAAAAAAACCTCTGTCGAGCTCATGTCTGACAATATCTACATCCAGCTCAAG GAGCTGCTAGCAGAGGTGAGTCATAAACAGGTCAAGAACACCATGTGCCAGAAGCTGTGGAGACTGACGGTCCATGGCCTGGCCTGGACTATCTGCATAGCAAGCACCACCGCCTGTGCGGCCGGCATTTACTACTTCTCTGATTATATGCACAAG AACCTCCAGCAAAGTTCTCGTAATGCTTCCCAGGACCCCTTGTTGAACGAGGCCAGCCTGCTGGCTCTCCCTGTGGTGGTGTCCCTCATCAACCTGCTGCTGCCCGGCCTGTTCAACCTCGCGGCCTGGATGGAGGAGTATGACTCACCTTCTATACGCACATATGTCGCCATTGGCAG AAACTTGATGTTGAAAGTGAGCATCCTCGGAGTCCTCTGCTACCACTGGCTGGGTCGAGTGGCTACTGACCCAGGAAGTATTGGCCTCAAG TGCTGGGAGAGTTTTGTTGGCCAGGAGCTTTATCGCTTCCTACTGATGGACTTCATCTTCACTCTACTGGACACCTTGTTTGGAGAGTTTCTTTGGAG GTTGTTTTCTGAGAAGGTGCTGAAGAGAAGGAGGAACCCAGTGTTTGATATCGCAAGGAATGTCCTGGAACTCATCTATGGACAAACATTGGCCTG gttGGGTGTTCTTTTCACTCCTCTCCTGCCTGCTGTGCAGATTCTCAAACTGCTGTTGCTCTTTTATATAAAGAAG aGCAGCGTGATGATGAACTGTCAAGCTCCAAGGAAGCCATACAGAGTCAGCCAGATGACGACCATCTTCATCACTCTCCTCTGCTTCCCCTCCTTCCTCGGTGCCTCCGTGTCTGTCACATACACCATGTGgag CATCACACCCTCCTCATCATGCGGTCCATTCCGCGAACTCAAAACCATGTTTCAGGCGGGGAAGCGCTGGGTGGAAGAACTGGAAAAAGATAACCCCAACCTGTCCCTGCTGGCCAGGGCTCACTCCTATCTGGTGGAAAAtcctttcttcctgtttgtagGAGCGGGCATCTTTCt GATTGTCATCTACTTCCACAGTCAGGTGGTTGATGGTCAAAGGAAGATCATCAGCCTACTGCAGGAGCAGATAGAAAAT GAGGGAGAGGATAAGAAGTTTCTCATAACTCGTCTGCAGTCCATCCACGAGCAGAAACGAACCCCCGCTCGACGATTCACAAGTCAG gacTCTGGCTGTTGA
- the aspscr1 gene encoding tether containing UBX domain for GLUT4, with protein MAASGTAVTVLTPNGRRQTVKVSPNTPLLQVLEDVCKKHGFNPEDHGLKFQRTVLDLTVPWRFANLPNNAKLEMVSSTRKQAVADSQVRIALQMEDGSRLQGSFSSGQSLWELLTHFPQISVSEQSETGSTPVCVYMRDEVSGEEALKKATLKSLGLTGGSAIVRFLLKKNKAPGEEDGGEAIETAAVPTTPVAKESTPSPPSQPDPAPSHPDTSAPKVPTEYSIPAKPMETQPAPTPPPATSTLPVQQEEVPKPQDAVRPKAPPVRRGMPEEDGEEAGPSGLNSHPSSSSSAPSAPFIPFSGGGQRLGGPAGGAVGRTLSSSSSSSSLSAVTAAVESPKAKKAKSSYGSGNKHQATANRPDEDMDQGEQFLEVEREPLIYHLESVSSHSEHQGDLPDEFFEVTMDDVRKRFAQLKSERKLLEEAPLMTKALRESQIKEKMDRYPKVVLRVQFPDRHVLQGFFRPLETVGAVKNFVRSHLEDPQLSFYLFITPPKTILDDPSATLFQADLFPGALVYFGSDVKTESYLKRELLGSSVSALQANESIASCMPRSVTPSSSFVAPEEPLPPPEPTADASGSTQNGGDPPAHPQAAKPNRSDPGKVPKWLKLPGKK; from the exons ATGGCAGCCAGCGGTACAGCTGTGACGGTTCTTACTCCAAATGGAAGACGACAAACAGTTAAAGTGTCTCCAAACACACCTTTACTACAG GTGTTGGAGGACGTCTGCAAAAAACACGGATTTAACCCCGAAGATCATGGTTTGAA GTTTCAGAGGACTGTTCTTGACCTCACAGTGCCCTGGAGGTTTGCCAACCTGCCCAATAATGCTAAACTAGAAATGGTGTCAAGTACAAGGAAGCAGGCTGTAGCTGACAGCCAG GTGCGGATTGCGCTACAGATGGAGGACGGCTCTCGTCTCCAGGGTTCTTTTTCTAGTGGACAGAGTCTGTGGGAGCTTCTCACACATTTCCCCCAGATCAG CGTGTCCGAGCAGTCCGAGACAGGATCCACCCCcgtgtgtgtttacatgagaGACGAG gtgagtGGGGAAGAAGCGCTGAAGAAGGCCACTCTGAAGTCTCTGGGTCTGACAGGAGGAAGCGCTATTGTCAG GTTTCTACTCAAAAAGAACAAAGCACCGGGAGAGGAAGATGGCGGGGAAGCCATTGAAACCGCTGCTGTGCCAACCACACCTGTTGCCAAGGAAAGCACACCTAGCCCGCCATCTCAGCCCGACCCAGCTCCATCACACCCGGATACTTCAGCACCAAAAGTGCCAACTGAATATTCAATCCCTGCGAAGCCAATGGAAACCCAACCTGCACCAACTCCTCCCCCTGCCACCAGCACACTTCCTGTTCAACAGGAAGAGGTTCCGAAACCCCAGGACGCGGTTCGGCCAAAGGCTCCACCCGTCAGAAGAGGAATGCCAGAGGAGGACGGAGAGGAAGCGGGGCCATCAGGACTGAACTCACAcccatcttcctcttcctccgcTCCCTCGGCTCCATTCATTCCCTTTTCTGGAGGCGGTCAGCGCCTCGGTGGTCCGGCAGGAGGTGCAGTTGGACGCACGctatcctcatcctcatcatcctcatctctgtcagctgtcactgctgcagtagAATCACCCAAAGCCAAGAAAGCCAAATCCAGCTACGGTTCAGGCAACAAG CATCAAGCTACTGCCAACCGGCCGGATGAGGACATGGATCAGGGAGAGCAGTTCTTGGAG GTGGAGAGGGAGCCTCTCATCTACCACCTGGAGTCCGTATCCAGTCACTCAGAGCACCAAGGGGATCTGCCCGACGAGTTCTTTGAAGTGACGATGGATGACGTGCGCAAGCGCTTCGCCCAACTGAAGAGCGAGAG GAAGTTATTGGAGGAGGCGCCACTGATGACTAAAGCTCTGAGAGAATCACAGATAAAGGAGAAGATGGACAGATATCCCAAA GTGGTCCTGAGGGTCCAGTTTCCAGACAGACATGTTCTACAGGGCTTCTTCAGGCCTctggagacag TCGGCGCTGTGAAGAATTTTGTGAGGAGTCACTTGGAGGATCCTCAGCTCAGTTTCTACCTGT TCATCACGCCTCCAAAAACCATTCTGGATGATCCTTCAGCTACGCTTTTCCAG GCCGACCTGTTTCCTGGTGCGCTGGTGTACTTCGGCTCCGACGTTAAGACAG AATCTTACTTAAAGAGGGAACTGCTGGGATCCTCTGTCTCGGCCTTGCAAGCAAATGAGTCCATAGCAAg CTGCATGCCCCGGTCCGTGACACCCTCCTCCAGCTTCGTGGCCCCCGAGGAGCCGCTCCCCCCTCCGGAGCCGACAGCAGACGCCAGCGGCTCCACACAGAACGGAGGAGACCCACCTGCACACCCCCAGGCTGCTAAACCTAACAGGTCTGACCCGGGCAAGGTGCCCAAGTGGCTCAAGCTTCCAG
- the notum1b gene encoding inactive palmitoleoyl-protein carboxylesterase notum1b isoform X1, with translation MQSRGVVRSSAGLCALRSCVLLLFIHMSAPVEARKVRGGRAQTRRVQQQQQQTPAYRERVEGAAESFPLDFTAVQGNMDNFMVQIKNLAQSLYPCSAQKLDQDMKLHFLKNVSVTCNDGSPAGYYIKESKGSKRWLLFLEGGWYCFNRQTCDSRYETMRRLMSSTKWPPTRTGTGILSPQPEENPHWWNANMVFIPYCSSDVWSGATPKKDNCDYAFMGSLIIKEVVNELLTKGLDNAKVLLLAGSSAGGTGVLLNVDHVAEQLESQGHRGVQVRGLADSGWFLDNKQYKFTDCLDTISCAPTEAIKRGIRYWGGLVPESCRQAHVGEEWNCFFGYKVYPTLKSPVFVVQWLFDEAQLTVDNIHLTGQPVHEGQWRYIQSLGQELRSTLRDVPAMFAPACLSHELITRTYWMEIQVKGTSLPRALHCWDRSLQDINNNTTINGSHGNHNHQKHKTPPMRGCPLHLIDSCPWPHCNPTCPTIRDQLTGQEMSVIQFLKHMGFDVQKMAQQQGMDPRKLLGMLSNGN, from the exons ATGCAGAGCCGCGGTGTGGTGAGAAGCTCGGCCGGTCTGTGCGCGCTGCGCTCCTgcgtgctgctgctgttcatccATATGAGCGCACCGGTGGAGGCGAGGAAAGTGCGCGGCGGTCGGGCGCAAACCCGGCGGgtgcagcaacagcaacagcagactCCGGCGTACAGAGAGCGGGTagaaggagcagcagagagcttCCCGTTAGACTTTACAGCCGTGCAGGGAAACATGGACAACTTCATGGTGCAGATAAAGAACCTGGCGCAGTCACTGTATCCGTGCTCTGCGCAGAAGCTGGACCAAGACATGAAGTTGCACTTTTTGAAGAATGTATCTGTGACTTGCAATGACGGGTCACCTGCAGG GTACTACATCAAGGAGTCTAAAGGCAGCAAGAGGTGGCTGCTGTTCTTAGAAG gTGGATGGTACTGTTTCAACAGGCAGACCTGTGACAGCAGGTACGAGACGATGAGGAGACTGATGAGCTCCACCAAGTGGCCACCGACCAGAACAG GAACAGGGATTCTGTCTCCTCAGCCAGAGGAAAACCCTCACTGGTGGAACGCCAACATGGT GTTCATCCCGTACTGCTCCAGTGACGTGTGGAGCGGAGCCACGCCAAAAAAAGACAACT GTGACTATGCATTCATGGGGTCTCTGATCATTAAGGAGGTGGTGAACGAACTGCTGACAAAAGGTCTGGACAACGCCAAGGTCCTTCTTCTGGCAGGAAGCAG TGCTGGCGGTACTGGCGTCCTGCTGAATGTGGACCACGTTGCAGAGCAGCTGGAGTCACAGGGCCACAGAGGAGTGCAGGTCAGGGGTTTGGCCGACTCCGGATGGTTCCTGGACAACAAGCAGTACAAATTCACCGACTGCCTCGATACCATCAGCTGTGCCCCCACTGAGGCCATAAAGAGAGGCATCAG GTACTGGGGTGGACTGGTGCCAGAAAGCTGCAGACAGGCTCACGTGGGAGAGGAGTGGAACTGTTTCTTCGGGTATAAAGTCTACCCCACGTTAAAAA GCCCGGTGTTCGTGGTGCAGTGGCTGTTTGACGAGGCCCAGCTGACGGTGGACAACATCCACCTGACCGGACAGCCAGTGCATGAGGGCCAGTGGAGGTACATACAAAGCCTGGGACAGGAGCTGAGGAGCACGCTCCGTGACGTACC GGCGATGTTTGCTCCAGCCTGCTTGTCTCATGAGCTCATTACCAGAAC CTACTGGATGGAGATTCAGGTGAAAGGCACCTCCCTGCCCAGAGCCCTCCACTGCTGGGACCGCAGCCTCCaagacatcaacaacaacaccacCATCAACGGTAGCCACGGCAACCACAACCACCAAAAGCACAAGACCCCACCCATGAGGGGCTGCCCTCTGCATCTGATCGACAGCTGCCCGTGGCCGCACTGTAACCCCACCTGCCCGACCATCCGTGACCAGCTGACGGGTCAGGAGATGAGCGTGATCCAGTTCCTGAAGCACATGGGCTTCGACGTGCAGAAGATGGCCCAGCAGCAGGGGATGGACCCCAGGAAGCTACTGGGCATGCTCAGTAACGGGAACTGA